A genomic region of Blattabacterium cuenoti contains the following coding sequences:
- a CDS encoding ribosome-recycling factor, translating into MDELKDIFSSCKEDMDKILKQLKNEIHRVRLGSQSVSSFLGKIKIKCYDTFFTLIEVANISIIDNMNISIHPWDRSIISDIEKAIINANLGFMPTNKGDMIHIHLPIITEESRKNLMKKIKLQTEHAKILVRNIRKKKNQYIKKLKLSEDIYKTGENHIQKMTSESIQEIENFFLHKEKEILRI; encoded by the coding sequence ATGGATGAATTAAAAGACATTTTTTCCTCGTGTAAGGAGGATATGGATAAAATTTTGAAACAGCTAAAAAACGAAATTCATAGAGTTCGATTAGGCAGTCAATCTGTATCTTCTTTTTTAGGTAAAATAAAAATAAAATGCTATGACACCTTTTTTACACTTATAGAAGTAGCCAACATTTCTATTATAGATAATATGAATATTTCAATTCATCCTTGGGATCGCTCTATTATTTCAGATATAGAAAAAGCCATTATAAATGCTAATCTAGGTTTTATGCCAACTAATAAAGGAGATATGATTCATATACATTTACCTATAATCACAGAAGAAAGCAGAAAAAATTTAATGAAAAAAATAAAATTACAAACAGAACATGCCAAAATTCTTGTTAGAAACATTAGAAAAAAAAAAAATCAATATATAAAAAAATTGAAACTATCAGAAGATATTTATAAAACAGGTGAAAATCATATACAAAAAATGACTAGTGAATCTATACAAGAAATAGAAAATTTCTTTCTTCATAAGGAAAAAGAAATATTGAGAATATAA
- a CDS encoding putative sugar nucleotidyl transferase translates to MNFILYDGVEWKKLFPITLTRPVSEIILGLCTIKERWEKYMKKNVEDVITQPFLSKKYSKEEFSFFDNILLINSSFLPNEELIQILFSLKENETIFFQEKMIAIKKNFFKGKEDILSFPLKKCKKTYSVKEVIHIQSPWDIFINNETVLKKDFMFFTKGKKSFSLLGNNNIICRDKIFLEENIKTNNVVLNAKDGPIYIDKKVVIMEGSIIRGPVAIGKNTTLNIGSKIYGGTTIASFCKIGGEIFNSVIFSYSNKGHDGFLGNSVLGEWCNLGAGTNISNLRNDYRKVTVWNYEKKDFVPTNFQFIGVIMGDHSKSAINSQFNTATIVGVSNSIFGYGFPPRYIPSFSLGGIQSKKRIPFNKVCETAEIMMNRRNVNFSFLDKKILEYLYQLLDI, encoded by the coding sequence ATGAATTTTATATTATATGATGGAGTAGAATGGAAAAAATTATTTCCCATAACACTTACTAGACCTGTATCAGAAATCATATTGGGTTTATGTACGATAAAAGAAAGATGGGAAAAATACATGAAAAAAAATGTTGAAGATGTTATTACACAACCATTTCTTTCAAAAAAATATTCAAAAGAAGAATTTTCTTTTTTTGATAATATATTATTAATTAATTCTTCGTTTCTTCCCAATGAAGAGTTAATTCAAATTCTTTTTTCTTTGAAAGAAAACGAAACCATTTTTTTTCAAGAAAAAATGATTGCTATAAAAAAGAATTTTTTTAAAGGAAAAGAAGACATTCTTTCTTTTCCTTTAAAAAAGTGTAAAAAAACATATTCTGTAAAAGAAGTTATTCATATTCAATCTCCATGGGATATATTTATAAATAATGAAACTGTACTAAAAAAGGATTTTATGTTTTTCACAAAAGGAAAAAAATCTTTTTCTTTATTAGGAAATAATAATATTATTTGTAGGGATAAAATTTTTCTGGAAGAAAATATAAAAACAAATAATGTAGTATTAAATGCTAAAGATGGGCCCATATATATTGATAAAAAAGTTGTTATTATGGAAGGATCTATAATCAGGGGTCCCGTAGCAATTGGAAAAAATACTACATTGAATATAGGATCAAAAATATATGGAGGGACAACTATTGCTTCTTTTTGTAAAATAGGAGGAGAAATTTTTAACTCTGTTATTTTTTCCTATTCTAACAAGGGACATGATGGATTTTTAGGAAATTCAGTTTTGGGAGAATGGTGTAATTTAGGAGCTGGAACAAATATTTCTAATTTGAGAAACGATTATCGAAAAGTAACAGTTTGGAATTATGAAAAAAAAGATTTTGTTCCTACAAATTTTCAATTTATTGGTGTAATAATGGGGGATCATTCCAAATCAGCAATAAATTCTCAATTTAATACAGCTACGATCGTAGGTGTTAGTAATAGTATTTTTGGATATGGATTTCCTCCTAGATATATTCCTTCTTTTTCTTTGGGAGGGATTCAAAGTAAAAAAAGAATTCCTTTCAATAAAGTTTGTGAAACTGCTGAAATTATGATGAACAGAAGAAATGTTAATTTTTCTTTTTTAGATAAAAAAATTTTAGAATATTTATATCAATTATTGGATATTTAG
- a CDS encoding aldehyde dehydrogenase family protein, with protein sequence MFQTINPVDNNVLKTYHYLSNKNINIKLSEAKNAYKKWKDYSFDSKIQCLIKFCFCMQKAIDIIAYSITQEMGKPITQSHAEINKSINLCKYYCELKESIFIQKIFTEYKISYVKFESIGPILGIMPWNYPIWQTIRSTIPNLLLGNVILIKPALNTTECSLILEKIFLESGFPKGIFQILLIDQNQIESVIAHSTIQGVTFTGSAFVGSIIGSLSGKYIKKSILELGGNDAFVVMKDVKNIEKIAKLATESRLNNTGQTCISAKRFIVDQTIMDDFTDAVIQEMRTYKRGNLYNESTKIGYISRHDLSDKLHQQYKNIILNGGKICLEITKDGNFFYPSLLKIENDNKIVQKEEIFGPIGMISSFSQEKRIPDIVNNTPYGLGTSIWTNDLEKAEEISKKIDTGMVFINEVVKSDLRFPFGGVKKSGYGRELSALSIKEFSNWKTVIIKKS encoded by the coding sequence ATGTTTCAAACCATTAATCCTGTAGACAATAATGTATTAAAAACTTATCATTATTTATCTAATAAAAACATTAATATTAAATTATCTGAAGCTAAAAATGCATATAAAAAATGGAAAGATTATTCCTTCGATTCAAAGATTCAATGTTTAATAAAATTCTGTTTCTGTATGCAAAAAGCTATAGATATTATAGCTTACTCTATTACCCAAGAAATGGGGAAACCGATTACTCAGTCTCATGCAGAAATAAACAAAAGCATTAATTTATGTAAATATTATTGTGAATTAAAAGAATCTATTTTTATTCAAAAAATTTTTACTGAATATAAAATTTCTTATGTTAAGTTTGAATCTATAGGCCCTATATTAGGAATTATGCCTTGGAATTATCCTATTTGGCAAACAATCAGGTCTACTATTCCTAATTTATTATTAGGAAATGTAATTCTCATTAAACCAGCTCTGAATACAACAGAATGTTCTCTTATTTTAGAAAAAATATTTTTAGAATCTGGTTTTCCTAAAGGAATTTTTCAGATTTTATTAATAGATCAGAATCAGATAGAATCTGTTATAGCTCACTCTACAATACAAGGAGTCACTTTTACAGGAAGTGCTTTTGTGGGAAGCATTATAGGATCATTATCCGGAAAATATATTAAAAAATCTATTTTAGAATTAGGAGGAAATGATGCTTTTGTAGTCATGAAAGACGTAAAAAATATAGAAAAAATAGCAAAATTAGCGACAGAATCTAGATTAAATAATACAGGACAAACATGTATTTCTGCAAAAAGATTTATTGTAGATCAAACTATAATGGATGATTTTACAGACGCAGTAATACAAGAAATGAGAACATATAAGAGAGGAAATTTATATAATGAATCAACTAAAATAGGTTATATTTCCCGTCATGATTTATCTGATAAATTGCATCAGCAATACAAAAATATTATCCTAAATGGAGGAAAAATATGTTTAGAAATTACCAAAGATGGTAATTTTTTTTATCCTTCTTTATTAAAAATAGAAAATGATAACAAAATTGTTCAGAAAGAAGAAATATTTGGTCCAATAGGAATGATTTCTTCTTTTTCCCAAGAAAAAAGAATTCCTGATATTGTAAACAATACACCATACGGACTTGGAACCTCCATTTGGACAAATGATTTAGAAAAAGCGGAAGAAATATCAAAAAAAATAGATACGGGGATGGTTTTTATTAATGAAGTAGTAAAATCAGATTTACGTTTTCCTTTTGGAGGGGTAAAAAAATCCGGATATGGAAGAGAATTATCAGCTTTATCTATTAAAGAATTTTCTAATTGGAAAACTGTAATTATAAAAAAATCATAA
- a CDS encoding 3-oxoacyl-ACP synthase III family protein — protein MIRSIITGTGHYLPNKIIKKDYFFKHKFYDKKGLKIKKSNEEIINKFQKITEIEERRYINKGLFNSDIAAIAAKRALINSKINQEKIDYIISAHNYGDINPISYQSDLMPSVAAKVKNKLQIKNKKCRPYDMIFGCTGWIEGMILADQLLRSKYAKNILITSSETLSKVIDPHDRNAMIFSDGAGAAVLSAVEYLENEENEKHGIIHYDTQCDNNEKLYYLTNGPSLNPNYKKSLVHIRMNGRRIYEYALTEVPKMLKNILDHANLNLKDIKKILIHQANAKMDYAILKRLLKLYNYRFLSEDFLYQIMPTTIQKFGNSSVATVPTLLDLILKGKMTPHEINPGDTILMASLGAGMNINGMIYRFPKKKQI, from the coding sequence ATGATTCGATCAATCATTACAGGAACAGGACATTATTTACCAAATAAAATTATAAAAAAAGATTATTTTTTTAAACATAAATTTTACGATAAAAAAGGATTAAAAATTAAAAAATCTAATGAAGAAATCATTAATAAATTTCAAAAAATAACAGAAATAGAGGAAAGAAGATATATAAATAAAGGTTTATTTAATTCTGATATTGCTGCAATAGCAGCAAAAAGAGCTTTGATTAATTCTAAAATTAATCAAGAAAAAATAGATTATATCATATCGGCTCATAACTATGGAGACATTAATCCCATTTCTTATCAATCTGATTTGATGCCTTCCGTAGCTGCTAAAGTAAAAAATAAACTTCAAATAAAAAATAAAAAATGTAGACCATATGATATGATTTTTGGTTGTACAGGATGGATAGAAGGGATGATTCTTGCGGATCAACTTTTACGATCTAAATATGCTAAGAATATATTAATTACTAGTTCCGAAACTTTGTCTAAAGTAATTGATCCACATGATAGAAATGCAATGATTTTTTCCGATGGAGCAGGAGCGGCTGTTCTATCTGCAGTAGAATATTTGGAAAACGAAGAAAACGAAAAACATGGGATTATTCATTATGATACTCAATGTGATAATAATGAAAAATTATATTATTTAACTAATGGACCTTCTTTAAATCCAAATTATAAAAAATCTTTAGTTCATATTAGAATGAATGGAAGAAGAATTTATGAATATGCATTAACAGAAGTTCCAAAAATGCTAAAAAATATACTTGATCATGCTAATTTAAATCTAAAGGATATAAAAAAAATTTTGATTCATCAAGCTAATGCTAAAATGGATTATGCAATCTTAAAAAGATTGTTGAAATTATATAATTACAGATTCTTAAGCGAAGATTTTTTATATCAAATTATGCCTACAACAATACAAAAATTTGGAAATTCTTCTGTAGCTACCGTTCCTACTTTATTGGATTTAATTCTTAAAGGGAAAATGACTCCTCATGAAATTAACCCTGGAGATACTATTCTTATGGCTTCTTTAGGCGCTGGAATGAATATTAATGGAATGATTTATCGTTTTCCTAAAAAAAAACAAATATGA
- the asnS gene encoding asparagine--tRNA ligase has product MVKKYSVKELLNKGKYFIDKKVLVEGWIRSFRYSIFITLNDGSTIKNLQIILSNKLDKIIIKKITIGSSIRVIGIIKKSIGTKQYIELQSLDIIIYESVDPKILQKSILQPKKHSFEKLREQAHLRFRTNIFSCVMRIRHHIAICIHRYFHENGFFYLHTPIITTSNCEGTGKMFQITTMDLKNKSINYAEDFFKCKTYLSVSGQLEAETASLGLGKVYTFGPVFRAENSNTSRHLSEFWMIEPEIAFYHLEENINLAENFLKFIIKYIIDNSIEDLIFLNQCLEKWNKKKKNYLLEKLELILKFPFKKISYTEAIKILDQEEKKKNIKFLHSIIWGMDLQSEHEQYLVDKYFKIPVIIFDYPCSIKAFYMRMNNDGKTVRAMDILFPEIGEIIGGSQREERYDILLQRMKDTKTDQNILWWYLDTRRFGSVPHSGFGLGFDRLVQFITGMNNIRDVIPFPRTPKNAEF; this is encoded by the coding sequence ATGGTAAAAAAATATTCAGTTAAAGAATTATTAAATAAAGGAAAGTATTTTATAGATAAAAAAGTATTAGTTGAAGGATGGATCCGTTCTTTTCGTTATTCTATTTTTATTACTTTGAATGATGGATCTACTATTAAAAATCTGCAGATTATTTTATCCAATAAATTGGATAAAATAATTATCAAAAAAATAACAATTGGAAGTTCAATTAGAGTTATAGGAATAATAAAAAAAAGTATTGGAACAAAACAATATATTGAACTCCAATCTTTGGATATAATTATATATGAATCAGTAGATCCAAAAATTCTTCAAAAATCTATTTTGCAACCTAAAAAACATAGTTTTGAAAAACTTCGTGAACAAGCTCATTTACGTTTTCGTACAAACATTTTTAGTTGTGTTATGCGAATCCGTCATCATATAGCTATTTGTATACATAGATATTTTCATGAAAATGGTTTTTTTTATCTTCATACTCCAATTATTACTACTTCAAATTGTGAAGGAACAGGAAAAATGTTCCAGATTACAACTATGGATTTAAAAAATAAATCAATAAATTATGCAGAAGATTTTTTTAAATGTAAAACTTATCTCAGTGTATCCGGACAATTAGAAGCAGAGACCGCTTCTTTAGGATTAGGGAAAGTGTATACTTTTGGCCCTGTATTTAGGGCAGAAAATTCCAATACTTCACGCCATTTATCTGAATTTTGGATGATTGAACCTGAAATTGCTTTTTATCATCTTGAAGAAAACATAAATTTAGCTGAAAATTTTCTTAAGTTTATAATCAAATATATTATTGATAATAGCATAGAAGATTTGATTTTTTTGAATCAATGTTTGGAAAAATGGAATAAAAAGAAAAAAAATTACCTTTTAGAAAAATTAGAACTTATCTTAAAATTTCCATTCAAAAAAATTAGTTATACAGAAGCTATAAAAATTCTTGATCAAGAAGAAAAGAAAAAAAATATAAAATTTTTACATTCAATTATTTGGGGAATGGATTTACAATCTGAACATGAGCAATATTTGGTAGATAAGTATTTTAAAATTCCTGTAATTATATTTGATTATCCTTGTAGCATTAAAGCTTTTTATATGCGGATGAATAATGATGGAAAAACTGTTAGAGCTATGGATATTTTATTCCCTGAAATAGGAGAAATTATTGGTGGATCTCAAAGAGAAGAACGTTATGATATATTATTACAACGAATGAAAGATACAAAGACTGACCAAAATATACTTTGGTGGTATTTAGATACACGTCGTTTTGGTTCTGTCCCTCATAGTGGATTTGGATTAGGTTTCGATCGTTTAGTTCAATTTATCACAGGAATGAATAATATTCGTGATGTTATCCCATTTCCAAGAACTCCAAAAAATGCAGAATTTTAA
- a CDS encoding SufE family protein, which yields MTLHKKEEIIKKEFQVLKNWEEKYEYLINLGKKLSKKSSIFRSEDKLIHGCQSKVWLKAKLNGSRIFFEGDSDALLPRGMAALMIRVYSGLFPFEIISSNANFIYEIGFQTFLSPIRANGMFLFLKKIKFYAIAFNTKISVSLNSQT from the coding sequence ATGACTTTGCATAAAAAAGAAGAAATAATAAAAAAGGAATTTCAAGTTCTTAAAAATTGGGAGGAAAAATATGAATATTTGATAAATTTGGGAAAAAAATTGTCCAAAAAATCATCTATATTTAGGTCTGAAGATAAATTAATTCATGGGTGTCAATCAAAAGTTTGGTTAAAGGCAAAATTAAATGGTTCACGTATTTTTTTTGAAGGAGACAGTGATGCTTTATTACCTAGAGGAATGGCTGCACTTATGATTCGAGTATATTCAGGCCTTTTTCCTTTTGAAATTATTTCTTCTAATGCTAATTTTATTTATGAAATAGGATTTCAAACTTTTTTATCTCCAATTAGAGCTAACGGAATGTTTTTATTTTTAAAAAAAATAAAATTTTATGCAATAGCTTTTAATACTAAAATTTCTGTTAGCTTAAATAGCCAAACTTAA
- the metE gene encoding 5-methyltetrahydropteroyltriglutamate--homocysteine S-methyltransferase: MLKHNLGYPRIGIRRELKKVCEAYWSNKIDSNALFEVGKKIREENWKTQDKADLDLIPCNDFSFYDHVLDMSLLLGVVSEPYLSIPVIHNHNNNIDLYFSMARGFQKNGWDIKAMEMTKWFNTNYHYIVPEFDKNQKFSIFSNKIFDELEESKNILKSIKKIKPVLIGPVSYLFLGKEKEKSFHKMDLIENIIPIYIKIINKLKDKGINWIQLDEPILVLDMSEKEKKVFKYAYGEISKFCSKINILLTSYFDGISENISLLQDVSVQALHIDLVENSNQLEQVLSFFSKESKMILSLGLIDGRNIWKNNYANSIQKIKRTIESIGEDRVMIAPNCSLLHVPIDIEYENSIHIDIKNKMSFAKQKIYELNDLEKIVKGNKSILLSNSYILKKSSSIFHDKKIKERTTKITEQDIQRKNPFHIRQKKQKKKFHLPLFPTTTIGSFPQTKEIRSLRNKFRKKELSQEKYDEKIKNFIIYVIKEQEKIDLDVLVHGEFERTDMVEYFSDKLKGILSTDNGWVQSYGSRCVKPPVIYGDIDRVGDMTVEWICFAQSKTKKLIKGMLTGPVTILQWSFVRDDQPISLTAYQIAWAIREEVLSLEKSGIQMIQIDEPALREGLPLKKKNWKSYFDWSIKAFRLSSSVVKDETQIHTHMCYSEFNDIFKHIADLDADVITMETSRSKMELLKAFSVFSYPNEIGPGVYDIHSPRIPTVEEIFDLIEKASKKLPIKNIWINPDCGLKTRKWKEVLISLKNMTKAAKMARIKLSPHS; encoded by the coding sequence ATGCTGAAACATAATTTGGGTTATCCTAGGATAGGTATACGAAGAGAGTTAAAAAAAGTTTGTGAAGCTTATTGGTCAAATAAAATTGATTCTAATGCTTTGTTTGAAGTAGGGAAAAAAATAAGAGAAGAAAATTGGAAGACGCAAGATAAAGCTGATTTAGATTTAATTCCATGTAATGATTTCAGTTTTTATGATCATGTTTTAGATATGTCTTTATTATTAGGAGTTGTTTCAGAACCATATCTTTCTATTCCAGTGATTCATAATCATAATAATAATATTGATCTATATTTTTCTATGGCTAGAGGATTTCAAAAAAATGGATGGGATATTAAAGCGATGGAAATGACCAAATGGTTTAATACTAACTATCATTATATTGTTCCAGAATTTGATAAAAATCAAAAATTTTCTATTTTTTCAAATAAAATTTTTGATGAATTAGAGGAATCTAAAAATATATTGAAATCGATAAAAAAAATTAAACCTGTATTAATTGGACCTGTATCTTATTTATTTTTAGGAAAAGAAAAAGAAAAATCTTTTCATAAGATGGATTTAATAGAAAATATTATTCCTATTTATATAAAAATTATCAACAAATTAAAAGATAAAGGAATTAATTGGATTCAATTAGATGAACCTATTTTAGTTTTAGATATGTCTGAAAAAGAAAAAAAAGTTTTTAAATATGCTTATGGAGAAATCTCTAAATTTTGTTCTAAAATAAATATTCTGTTAACTTCTTATTTTGATGGTATATCAGAAAATATATCTCTTTTACAAGATGTATCTGTTCAAGCTTTACATATCGATTTAGTGGAAAATTCAAATCAATTAGAACAAGTTCTTTCTTTTTTTTCAAAAGAGTCAAAAATGATTTTATCTTTGGGGCTTATTGATGGAAGAAATATATGGAAAAACAATTACGCTAATTCTATTCAAAAGATAAAAAGAACCATAGAATCTATAGGAGAAGATAGAGTTATGATAGCTCCTAATTGTTCTCTTTTGCACGTCCCTATAGACATAGAATATGAAAATTCCATTCATATAGATATAAAAAATAAAATGTCTTTTGCAAAACAAAAAATTTATGAATTAAATGATTTAGAAAAAATTGTAAAAGGAAATAAAAGTATTTTACTTAGTAATTCTTATATACTAAAAAAATCATCCTCTATTTTTCATGATAAAAAAATAAAGGAAAGAACAACCAAAATAACAGAGCAAGATATACAAAGAAAGAATCCTTTTCATATTAGACAAAAAAAGCAGAAAAAAAAATTTCATCTTCCTTTATTCCCCACTACTACTATAGGATCTTTTCCTCAAACGAAAGAAATACGTTCTTTACGAAATAAATTTCGAAAAAAAGAACTTAGTCAAGAAAAATATGATGAAAAAATTAAAAATTTTATTATATATGTTATTAAAGAGCAAGAAAAAATAGATTTAGATGTATTAGTTCATGGAGAATTTGAAAGAACTGATATGGTAGAATATTTTTCCGATAAACTAAAAGGAATACTATCTACTGATAATGGGTGGGTTCAAAGTTATGGGAGCCGTTGTGTTAAACCTCCTGTTATTTATGGAGATATTGATCGTGTTGGAGATATGACTGTAGAATGGATATGTTTTGCCCAATCTAAAACAAAAAAATTAATAAAAGGAATGCTAACTGGACCAGTGACAATTTTACAATGGTCTTTTGTAAGAGATGATCAACCTATTTCTCTTACTGCTTATCAAATAGCTTGGGCTATTAGAGAAGAAGTTTTATCTTTGGAAAAATCTGGAATTCAAATGATTCAAATTGATGAACCTGCCCTAAGAGAAGGATTGCCTTTGAAAAAAAAGAATTGGAAATCTTATTTTGATTGGTCTATTAAGGCCTTTCGTCTGTCTTCAAGTGTAGTGAAAGATGAAACTCAAATACATACGCATATGTGTTACAGTGAATTTAATGATATCTTTAAACATATAGCAGATCTGGATGCCGATGTCATTACTATGGAGACTTCTAGATCTAAAATGGAATTGTTAAAAGCCTTTTCAGTTTTTTCTTATCCTAATGAAATAGGTCCAGGAGTATATGATATTCATTCTCCAAGAATCCCTACCGTAGAAGAAATTTTTGATTTAATAGAAAAAGCTTCAAAAAAATTACCTATAAAAAATATTTGGATAAATCCAGATTGTGGATTAAAAACTAGGAAATGGAAGGAAGTATTGATCTCTCTAAAAAATATGACAAAAGCAGCAAAAATGGCTAGAATAAAATTAAGCCCCCATTCTTAA
- a CDS encoding type B 50S ribosomal protein L31 codes for MKKKTHPKNYRPVVFKDINNDKMIICKSTVITKDLIHIDGNDYPLYKMEISSYSHPFFTGEKRFLGKTGPAEKFKKKYEKYKKL; via the coding sequence ATGAAAAAAAAAACACATCCAAAAAATTACAGACCTGTTGTTTTTAAAGATATTAATAATGACAAAATGATTATTTGTAAATCGACTGTAATAACAAAAGATTTGATACACATAGATGGAAATGATTATCCATTATACAAAATGGAAATTTCTAGTTATTCACATCCATTTTTTACTGGAGAAAAAAGATTTTTAGGGAAAACAGGTCCAGCTGAGAAGTTTAAAAAGAAATATGAAAAATATAAAAAATTATAG
- the rpoN gene encoding RNA polymerase factor sigma-54: MLKQQLLQKGQHKLSPQQIRLMKLVQLSTLDFEQRVQQELEENPALEEENCSELEEYSDILENDIDITEDQNQSVDLSEIDEYLSDDEIEDFQINNQNYNVKKHIPIISGISFQEYLKNQLHTFRLNENDLLIADFILGNIDNDGYIRRKTTSISDDIFLILGISVSIEKVEKLIVNYIQKLDPIGVGSRNLQECLLIQLEKKKMTKEVFLSKKIIGYHFEFFVKKHYQKLQKKLGITKKNLRKVIDQIRKLNPKPGKIYSDNSKNLDHITPDFNIYISSDEKLELSLNQINIPELKVSSLYLDMLKSYKSEKNIKKNEGTIVFLKQKIDSAKWFVDAIKQRQNTLMLTMNAIMNYQKEYFLTGDPLKIKPMILKNISQKIGVGISTVSRVANSKYVNTPYGTFLIKSFFSEKMINREGKEISSIEIKKLLGESITKEDKKKPLTDEKLSKILKKKGYLVARRTIAKYRDQMHIPVARMRKKL; this comes from the coding sequence ATGTTAAAACAACAATTATTGCAAAAAGGGCAACATAAGCTTTCTCCACAACAAATCAGATTAATGAAATTGGTTCAATTATCTACTTTAGATTTTGAACAAAGAGTTCAACAAGAATTGGAAGAAAACCCCGCTTTAGAAGAAGAAAATTGTTCGGAATTAGAAGAATATTCAGATATCTTAGAAAATGATATTGATATCACAGAAGATCAAAATCAGTCTGTAGATTTATCTGAAATAGATGAATATTTAAGTGATGATGAAATTGAAGATTTTCAAATCAATAATCAAAATTATAATGTAAAAAAACATATTCCTATTATTTCTGGAATTTCTTTTCAAGAATATTTAAAAAATCAATTACATACATTTCGTTTAAATGAAAACGATTTATTAATTGCTGATTTTATATTAGGAAATATAGATAATGATGGTTATATTAGAAGAAAAACTACATCTATATCGGACGATATTTTTTTAATACTTGGAATATCTGTCTCTATAGAAAAAGTAGAAAAATTGATTGTAAATTATATACAAAAATTAGATCCTATAGGTGTAGGATCCAGAAATTTACAAGAATGTTTGCTAATTCAATTAGAGAAAAAAAAAATGACTAAAGAAGTTTTTTTATCAAAAAAAATTATAGGATATCATTTTGAATTTTTTGTAAAAAAACATTATCAAAAATTGCAAAAAAAATTGGGAATAACCAAAAAAAATTTACGAAAAGTTATTGATCAAATAAGAAAATTAAATCCTAAACCAGGAAAAATTTATTCTGATAACTCTAAAAATTTGGATCATATTACTCCTGATTTTAATATTTATATTTCTTCAGATGAAAAATTAGAACTTTCTTTAAATCAAATAAATATTCCAGAATTAAAAGTATCATCTTTATATTTAGATATGTTAAAATCTTATAAATCAGAAAAAAATATCAAAAAAAATGAAGGAACCATTGTATTTTTAAAACAAAAAATAGATTCAGCAAAATGGTTTGTTGATGCAATTAAACAACGTCAGAATACATTGATGCTAACAATGAATGCTATTATGAATTATCAAAAAGAATATTTTTTAACTGGAGATCCATTGAAAATAAAACCTATGATTTTAAAAAATATTTCACAAAAAATTGGAGTAGGTATTTCCACTGTTTCGCGTGTAGCTAATAGTAAATATGTTAATACGCCATATGGTACTTTTTTAATTAAAAGTTTTTTTTCTGAAAAAATGATTAACCGAGAAGGAAAAGAAATTTCCTCTATTGAAATAAAAAAACTTTTGGGAGAATCAATAACTAAAGAAGATAAAAAAAAACCTTTAACTGATGAAAAATTATCAAAAATACTTAAAAAAAAAGGCTATTTAGTAGCTAGAAGAACTATTGCAAAATATAGAGATCAAATGCATATTCCTGTTGCAAGAATGCGAAAAAAATTATGA